A stretch of Zonotrichia leucophrys gambelii isolate GWCS_2022_RI chromosome 19, RI_Zleu_2.0, whole genome shotgun sequence DNA encodes these proteins:
- the MRPS17 gene encoding small ribosomal subunit protein uS17m, translated as MSVPRGAVHAKWIVGKVIGTKMQKTAKVRVTRLVLDPYLLKFFNKRKTYFAHDPLQQCVVGDIVLLKALPERRSKHVKHELAEIVFKVGNVIDPITGKPCAGTRFLENLSDSENLTEADTTYLSEKLQELKVCSTDK; from the exons ATGTCTGTCCCACGTGGAGCTGTCCATGCAAAATGGATAGTGGGGAAAGTAATTGGGaccaaaatgcagaaaactgCCAAAGTGAGAGTGACAAGGCTCGTGCTGGATCCTTACTTGCTAAAG ttctttaacaaaagaaaaacctatTTTGCCCATGACCCACTGCAGCAGTGTGTTGTTGGAGACATTGTTCTTCTGAAAGCTCTGCCTGAGAGAAGGAGCAAACACGTGAAACACGAACTGGCTGAAATTGTGTTCAAGGTTGGCAATGTCATAGATCCCATCACAGGAAAGCCCTGTGCAGGAACCAGATTCCTGGAAAACCTGTCAGATTCAGAAAATCTCACCGAGGCAGATACCACCTATCTAA